ACACCTTTATAAGGTGAACATGATTATTGTGTACAGGTTGGTACAGGTTTTAGTAAGATGAATTGTTTTAGTGCATGACACACATTGTCCTTAAACTCATTGTGAATGTAAAACACCAGCAGAGTTCAGTTCACAGCTGTTATGATCAAAATGTAGAGAATGAAGAGATATGAGGACCACTCCAGTGACTGATTTCCCTGCTGATAAATGATAACACACAGACAGCCAGTCAGAATCCACTGACATATAAAGGGCTCGCACCATTTAAAGCTACAGATGACAATGTGGAGAAGCTCTGAATGCCCAGCTGGCAAACTGAAGCAGAAAACTCAAAGAACTGCAGGTCTCCAGTTACTGCATCTTTGTGTTTCCTCCTTTGAAAACGCTGGAGAAGATCattagtgttgtttttattccacTACACTGACTGCGATCGCTAAATTCACTGTTTGATAAGAGATTActcgagctggattcactggtcagaaaGCGCACACGAGGACACCTGCTGGTTACAGGAGAGCAATGCAGGAAGAAAAGCAGACACTCAAATTAAGCCGATGTTAATCATTGGATGGTTTGGACACAAATCTGGTAtctttatatgtgtagtcttCATCCTTCATGTGAGCACACCTCAAGACTTCAGCTGATGCTCGGGATGCAGATATTTGTATTCAAATCTCTCTTTTTGCCACACAAAggcattcctgtcacgttataaACGAAAGTTGAGCCGCTGGAGACACGGCTGCTGATGTGATGGTGTTTCAGTGGAGGGTCTTCAGAGGATCGAGGACagcatatttattaatattatatttataatatttattatatatgttcATATCATATCTACACACTGCTCACACCTACAGCCACTGTAAGGTTAAAGTCAGCTCATATAAGCTGATCAGCTCAAAGGTTAACCAGGTTAGAGATTACACTGTCAATGACACAGAGTACGAGCAGCTGATCTGAGAGCAGTGTAATACAGGCAGCTCTACTGTACCTTCTGGCCCAGGAATAAGCTTTTAGAGGACAGGACGGTGAATCCGCCAGCAGGAGCGCTCTGTCCACCAGACGCTTTAGCAGACCGCCTCTGTTAGGAACACAGCAGATATATCAGCATCATACAGTACTGTCCTCATCAGACAGAGCGCATCCGCCTCACTGCACTGCTGACACGAGGAGAAATACAACTGTTTATATGTCAAACCTGCAAACAGTTCTGTTTTTCCCAAGAGTCTcccttatttcagacccatctccctccccccggtcctcagcttgttggtacagtctgtaaaaaCCCCAggttgccaactttggtatagtatcctaTCGCAGCGGCCACCCGAAACCCACTCCATAGTACAATTAgcttactaacaccacagtacaggtAATAACCCGGTTcttaacagtgttattcagacacttCAGTGTGCACCTTTCCTGTTGAGGGCTTCTGGCTGTGCAGTTTCCTGACAGCGGCTGTTTTGCTTGTTTTCCTGGATGGTGGAGCAGTGACGGCGGCCTCCAGCTTCTCTCGGCTCTCCCTCTTCTTGGACAGCAGCTCTGGGTGGATGTTGGGTAAAACCCCCCCAGCGGAGATGGTGACGCCCCGCAGcaactgcacacacaaacacacacatctgaagagTAACATCTGAGTGAAATAACAGCGCTCATGGGTCTGTGTGTGCTTCACTACTAATGACAGCGCTGTTTCTCAACACTCACCGCAGTGAGTGGCTGTATTTGTTGCTTTAGAATTGAATCAGAATCCATATAGCTTATAGAAACatatgtaagggataaagtacatccagccgGTGTTTATCGCGGAgtaaagcctgacaggtttatcagcgGCTTTTGTAACAGACTGAAGGGTTTGTTCTTATTTTatccaaaaatgtacaaattaattaagttaaataagttaGTTAAAACTAGTACCACAATCAGACATGTATCTGCTGGTGTGTTAAATGTCTGGCTTGTGAACTCAGTGTAGATGAGGTTGTTCCCGTCTGCGAATCAGATGAATGTGTACCTGATGAAGCTCCTCATCATTAGCGATGGCTAGTAGAATGTGTCTGGGTGTGACGCGGCCCTTCTTGTTGTCTCTGGCTGCGTTTCCTGCCAGCTCCAGGATTTCAGCTGAAAGAGCCACGGATACAGAGATTATCATACGGTGCTTATCACACAGACAGATGCAGACGATCAGCAGATTACAGTGCAGAACTTCTCTGACATTTACTAAAGCTCACACAGATTCAGCTTCTTCAGTCTGAGAAACTGACCAAACCTGGTGAGATGCAGTGTGGTATTAACTGGCCTTAAGAGCCTTAAAGAAACAGTACACCCAtaatgtcaattctgtcatcatttcctaaTCCTCCAcctgttccaaaccggtttgagtttctttcttctgttcaacacaaaggaagatacactGAAGAGTGCTAAACAACACACCTAACAGCctgctatggtgacacaacagctatagtaattgatctgctatggtgattctacagttgctatggtaacacaactatagtgattgatctgctttggtgattctacagttgctatggtgacacaacagctatagtaattgatctgctatggtgattctacagttgctatggtaacacaactatagtgattgatctgctttggtgattctacagttgctatggtaacacaacaactatagtgattgatctgctttggtgattctacagtcgctatggtaacacaacaactatagtgtaTGATCTGCtttggcgattctacagttgctatggtaacgcaacaactagtGAGGagggccagtgtgtgtgtgtgcgtctcttACCAGTCAGGTACTCCAGCACCGCAGCCATGTACACCGGAGCGCCCACACTGATCCTGTATTTGGGAAGGCCTCTCCTGAAGAAGCGCAGCATGCGGCCCACAGGGAAGATCACTCCAGCACGGGCTGAGCGAGAGCCCCTACTGACCTTCTTCTTCCCTCCACGACTGGACATCCTGaggctctacacacacacacacacacacacacacacacacacacacacacacacacacacacacaccatgatcACCAGTGCTcgattaaaggcacagttcacacaaaaattaaaatttactcagcATTTACTTTTCAAACCACATGCATTTCTGTCTGCTGTTGAACATAAAGGAAGATGCACAGTAAAATATCCATAAATCAGCAGATTTCCATATTCTGatattcatgttttcatttcccctctttatttctgctgttgaatgtcattatgggatcttgatctttctttcagcAATTTTTAACCTTAataagtgtgtaagtgtgtttctGCACGTGTGTAATAGTGTGTAGTGCTGTGTTGTGTGTGCTGGTGTTGTATATTgcactacagaaaccttgtaataaactgcagcacatttactGCTATTCTACACACtcatttctctacatattatttattatacattatattaatatttcaaactcttaaaatgtcaataaaagtcactttgttaaactgtagagttgaatattcaccatcagaagtggacagagcagagatcaacatcccataatgcaattcaccaccgcaaataaacataaaacacccAAAATACAGTCATTAATCAATACAGTCATTAATCAATACAGTCATTAACATGTATGTTACAGCTTATTCTGTAGAAAGCTGCTAACCCGGGACCATTCATCTCTACAGtatttgtttctactatggaagtcaatggttacaagttttcaacattctttaaaatatcttctatgGTGTTCAGAAGAAAGATTGATAAAGGTTTATGGCCACTTGAGCAAGAGTAAAAGTTCATTTGTGCGTGAACATTCCCCCAACCCAAAACACGCAAACGTACAAAAgcactgcaataataataataatgctaataaacatACAAAAGAAGTCAGATATATGTCATAAATCTATGGCAGTAATCTTTGTAGTATGTATAACTTTGCACAGTCATTCTAAAGTGCGCTCAGTCCTTCATTCATCCCCTTGTTTATCAGCTAGCCGCGGTTTGTTGTGCGCTGCTGTAAATAAAGCCGCATGACACAACAGCGCGTCTCAGTCAGCGATGCATCAGCAGACCGTTATGTTTGGTTAATTATgttgtttattataatatttttcgaGTCTAAATGCAGAACTTCCTGAAAGCGAAAGTGCAGTCGCGGACGCGTGCGTCAGCGATCGGCGGCGCGCGCGCGTCAGATAAAGTGTAAAAGCAGAAGCGGAGGTGATTGATTGACAGCTGGAGTCTTACAGAGAGGCTCAGTCCCCTGCTACACTGCTGCGACACACACCGGACAGATGACCTGCGACAGATGACCGATCCTCCACCGTCCACTGATCAGTGTGCGCTCATCTGACAGCACAGCACAGGCCGCTCCCGAGAGACAGACGAGTGCGCGCATGAGGCTCGTGCCCGGATGTGCGCGCCGCTGCGCTGTTGTCGGTTTAGTAGCTCTgatttcatccacctatttttattttttttaattatcgcACAAAAGAAGATTGATGGCAGTGTCAGgatgtgcatatatgtatatccctgctgaaaaatccagcttaaaccagcctaggctggttggctggttttagctggttgaccagcctggttttagaggggttttggccatttctaggctggaaaatgaccagctaaatgcagctatgtccagcttgaccagcctggtttaagctggacagttggttttggctgggctcccagcttgtCTAGACTGGtccagctggttttagctggtcttttCCAgcatgaccaggctggaaatggctggaaaccagccttgaaatggccaaacccctctaaaaccagccaaccagcctaggctggtttaagctgtttttttctgtagggtagctttaaaaaataagtgATGACATTGAGAGATAAGGGGTTAATGCGACCCATCATGCTTTGCGAGTTGTTCACATGTGTTTTCAGCCTGAATAAAGGTGATCCTGTTGCTCTGTTAAGTCAAGTGTTCATTAAACTATTACACACATCACAGTTAATTTAATATGCTATTAAAATCATACTCACTTCTTGAGGTTtggctgatcacagagagcttgAACAGATCCAATACTCCCAGTttctgtcttgtggatatgaaaCACATTAACACTGATAATATAAGGTTGAGGAGATGTGGGAATGTGCTGCTGCTCCTGTTgtagatgaatgagtgaatataaaGCTCAGGTAGAGACTTTACTGAGTGTCTGTGATTAATCAGGCGTCTGAGAGCTGCTGTTCTGCTGATTAGATCAGGACGAGTGAAACTGCAGAGAGAAAACATCATCTGTTTACTGTTTACTTACATTTACATCCTTTATGTCCTGCAGCCTGTCGACTTTGAGTTGCTTAATTGACATGACGTGTTGTACACAGTATTGACAAAGCAATTTTAGATATGtatgaaatatataatatattaacatcatcaaacagtaaaagaaaaataaagaacagagggaaaatgaataaaaacatatcaaatataGATTATACCTCTACAAACTGAAACGTGTAGATGTACGTCTTTAAGGCTCATGATTCACCATTtcttatggtgtgtgtgtgtttggtgtacaGATATTTAGTAGATGCCACCACATCCTCTCTGAGTACATGCTAAAGCTTTTCAGAGTCATTTAAATTATGGGATTGATGATTTAATGCTTCACATGAGGAGGAAATATTTCTGTATTTGTGGTGTGTTTGGGTCAGAAAATAAGGAAGTGTGTCTCGTCCTCTGTTTGACTGGTGTCCCACTGTTTACTGTCATTAGCCTTTAATGAGCgattataaaagaaaaacatatttttaatcaagtaaatgatatataattatttttgtttcctTCTTTGTCTACATATAGGTTTCTGCTATGATTTGGGAGGAAATCACTGTATTTCACTCATTTACCCCTAAGAGTCTTCACAACAGCACCAGCCTGCGTAcactttttactttaaaaagtcacTTTATATTGATCTGAATGAAATACAAGTAGATTATTCATATTGATGCAGGTGTGACAGACAGTTCTGCTATCTGTGGGTtagaatatttacagtatatacagtttaGAGATGTGTCCTGCCCACACATGTCCAGCAGAGGGACACAGAGGTGcatttagttcactcaaaacgTTTCCTGAGGAAAacgaaagcaaaacaaaacaaaacacacttcattcattatcttttcagcttagtccctttattaatctggggtcaccacagtggaatgaaccaccaaacaTGAACcacatttgttttacgcagtggatgcaattccagctgcaacccatcactgggaaacatccatacactctcattcacacacacattcatacactacggacagtttaggcTTCCATATGTCCTGCCCTCTCTCTTCATGTCTCTTCAGTTGAGGTTACGTCAAACTTCGAATAAAATACTCACGTTTTAAAGCCCTTCTCGGGAAGTTTATCTGTTAGATGCTATATTATCTGCTTGTGCGTTCTGTCTTTTTTCCTGGATGCTATGCACACTTGGTGGACAGGTGTTAGTGTTAATGTGCATTACTGCCACTGGGGAGGACAACCATCCTGATTCATCAGACCTTACACTCATGAAATAAACACACTTACAATGGTAAGACAGGACAaactgtattgttttattttattttttttatttattagtagtatacttttttaaatgtataacatGTTAAGAAAATGAACCTATCACTAGTTAAGAACAGAACTTGGATAAGAAGGCATTTACTTCTTATTCACTCACTATCTCCAGTCTTGTCTTCAGACTTATAAGCTGATCCCCTCACCTGGCGCAGTGAACTGAGCACAAGCGTTTTTGCAACTCCCTCCTATAAATACCTGAACAATCATATCAATCCCAAAGAAAACCACTAAAATCAcagcagccacacacacacatgttataTCCTCACCATATGATGCACTCATGCCTGTCAAAATTGATCCCTTCTTAATTAGCAAAGCACACAGAACAATGCAAGCAGTGGCTATACCACCAAAAACAGTATGGACAGATGCTGAGAGTCCGGACATGTTTTCAGCTTCTCTTCAATCTTCTCCTCAAGCTTCTGCTTGTTTTTCACAAATGTGTTCAGTTATCAGCTCAGTTCTGCTTCACTGTGTCTTCCTCGCCAAGAGCTTCTCAAGAGTATCGCTCAGTTTGTCGTTGAAGTTTCTGAGGTTTGTGGATCAGCTTTTTTCTTCTGTATTTCCAGGGCAGAGGAGATCACTCAGAGATGTCTTGCTTTATATCAGATTCTAGAGACTAAGAGACAAACGCTTGTTCAGGGATTTACTGAGAAATGTGTTGATGAAAGTCTGATCAATAATGTTGATAGTAAACTCATTAAATCAGAGGTATAGGGTTATTATATCTTAAGTGTAGTGTAAATCTTGACATATATTTATTCCTTTAATGTATTTCAGTCGTGTGGACATCATTCATACAGGCCCTATAGAAAATCACCATGTACACCTTTGAAATAAAGACTTTATTAGTCAAACAGCCCGAAATCAAATCACACCTCAAATCACGTTTACCAGCCTTCTCCTCACCTGTGTCCTTCCACaactttatttacaactttaattTGGAACCAGGGTCCATGTTCTATAGGCACTGTACAGTAAACTTGTGCTGGGAAGAAGTTGTGACATTGGCAATTTCTGCTCTTCATTTAAACCATACAAGTGCACACACATAGCAGCCCacgcagtaaacacacacacacacacacacacacacacacacacacacacacacacacacactgtgaacaCACATGCAGAACAGTGGGCAGCAGTAGGGGGATCAGTGTCTTTATTACAGCTCACTTCAGATCAATCATCAGGAGTCATCGGTGAATGTTGAAAGCATTTATTTCAGAGCAGCAGCAGACAGACGTGTAGACACCATTCAACAACACTTGACAGATCTGAatacatttgatttattaatgTCTGAACACATCAGAGCGTACACTCATGATGGAGACACATGTTAGGACACACTGTTTACTGATCAATTTCTACTATACCttttacaaatatataacaaaaacatttaatcaatctatcaatcttcATTTTCTTCTCATCCCTCATTCTTCAGTTTTCTGATCACACTGTTCTCTTGCAAATCATTATATGCTGCTTTGTACTCAACAAAACTGTTTTCGACCTCTCTCACAGCATTGTCTACCTTATCATGCCCAATCCGTGTTATAATCACCTGAACAATCAAATCAATCACAAAGAAAAGCACAAAAATCACGACCCCTGCACCCACACATGTTGGTTCTACTTCATATAACTTACTCAGGTCTTTCAGAATGATTTCCTTTTTAATTAGTGAAACAACCCCAATAGTGGAGACAACAGCGGCAGCAGCAAAGACAGTATGAGCGATAGCTGAGGCTCGCTTATCCCCAGATGCAGACCCAGGCATGTTTTCAGCTTGTACAGTGTTGGTTTCAGCTTCTCCTTCAGCTTCTCCACTTCTGCTTGGATCTCACAGACGTGTTCAGTTATCAGCTCACAGTTCTCCTTCACTGTGTCTTCCTCATTCAGGGGAAATCCTGAGATTTGTGGAcaagctttttttcttctgtatttCCAGGGCAGAGGAGATCCCTCAGAGATGTTCTGCTTTATATCAGATTCTAGAGAAAAAGAGACAAAGAGAAAAACACTTGTTCAGTGACTTCAAAAGCACAGAAATTACTGTGAGAAAATTTGACAAATCCTGATCATTCATTTCATAATAAACTCATTAAATCAGAGGTATaatcttattatattttaagaTTACTGTAAATCTTGACATATATTTATGTCTTCTACATGCCTTTGAAATATTGACTTTATTTGTCATGCAGCTTGAAATCAATACATATTCTAAACCACTTTTAccagcctttgaaatgtttcTGTAGCCTTCTTCTAACCCGTGTCTTTATACAACTTTATCctttatttataactttattttggGAAACGCAGCGCTGGATGAGTTTTtacagtgtctgtgtgtgtgtgtgtgtgtgtgtgtgtgtgttgcctgaACTGCTGTGTTTGCGCACTGGGATGTGTTAAACGAAGAGCAGAAATTGGCCATGTCACAacttcttcacaacacaaagttTACtgtacagtgcctatagaaaatgaactcatattccaacagcatCTTGCTTTAAGGTCTGGGACATACCAAATAGATGACGAACAACTAGCGTCAACAAAACCCAGCTGTGTTGTTGCCCCATGTCTGGACCCATATGGGCAAAAAGCTGCCCATAAACAGCAACCGGGAAGAGCCGTCTGAGCTGAGAGCGTGTGTTCTGCCAACTCAAAGTATTAACTTGCTACATCTCTTCAGTTTTAGCTCGTGAGCTCTGATTCGCTGCTGAATTATTCTGTTGTTACATGG
The sequence above is drawn from the Danio aesculapii chromosome 21, fDanAes4.1, whole genome shotgun sequence genome and encodes:
- the LOC130214915 gene encoding core histone macro-H2A.1; this encodes MSSRGGKKKVSRGSRSARAGVIFPVGRMLRFFRRGLPKYRISVGAPVYMAAVLEYLTAEILELAGNAARDNKKGRVTPRHILLAIANDEELHQLLRGVTISAGGVLPNIHPELLSKKRESREKLEAAVTAPPSRKTSKTAAVRKLHSQKPSTGKRRSAKASGGQSAPAGGFTVLSSKSLFLGQKLQVVQADIASIESEAVVHPTNSSFYMGGEVGSALEKIGGKELSDAVLELRKSNGPLEVAGAAISSGFGLPAKFVIHCNSPAWGSDQCEEMLEKTVKNCLALADEQKLRSVAFPSIGSGRNGFPKQKAAQLILKAISSYFVTTMSSSIKTVYFVLFDNESIGIYVQEMAKLDSK